Proteins encoded by one window of Xanthomonas sp. DAR 80977:
- a CDS encoding class I SAM-dependent rRNA methyltransferase codes for MNTPLPVVRLKNAWRSSHPWIFQKLVEKPAAKPKPGSLVDVVGVDGEWIGRGFYNGHSRIAVRILEIDPEVAVDEAWFARKIAEAVSLRRDVLKLDAVSNAWRVVHAEGDGLSGLVVDRYGDLLVVEFFSAGMFRYREWIYAALRTQFPGARFYSFAEEHVQKQESFDYRPVSSSGERPEPAIISEYGVRFRADPAGAHKTGFFADQRENRQWLSQQVAGKRVLDLCCNTGGFAVYAKVRGADEVVGVDIDEDVIEIAKGNAKLNDVRLKLVQADIFPYLRDAAARGDRYDVVILDPAKMTRDRDQVIPALKKYLDMNKLALGVVAPGGLFATFSCTGLVAEHEFLDMLRRAAYFSGRTIQILKVAGAGADHPFMAHVQESRYLKAVFCRVLN; via the coding sequence ATGAATACCCCCCTGCCCGTAGTCCGCCTCAAGAACGCCTGGCGCTCCAGCCACCCGTGGATCTTCCAGAAACTGGTCGAAAAGCCCGCCGCCAAGCCCAAGCCGGGCAGCCTCGTCGACGTGGTCGGCGTGGACGGGGAGTGGATCGGCCGCGGTTTCTACAATGGCCATTCGCGCATCGCCGTGCGCATCCTCGAGATCGATCCCGAGGTCGCGGTCGACGAAGCCTGGTTCGCGCGCAAGATCGCCGAGGCGGTGTCGTTGCGCCGTGACGTGCTGAAGCTGGACGCGGTGTCCAATGCCTGGCGCGTGGTGCATGCCGAGGGCGACGGCCTGTCCGGGCTGGTGGTGGACCGCTACGGCGACCTGCTGGTGGTGGAGTTCTTCAGCGCCGGCATGTTCCGCTACCGCGAGTGGATCTATGCCGCGCTGCGTACGCAGTTCCCCGGCGCGCGCTTCTACAGCTTCGCCGAGGAGCATGTGCAGAAGCAGGAGAGCTTCGACTACCGGCCGGTGTCCAGCAGCGGCGAGCGCCCGGAGCCGGCGATCATCAGCGAATACGGCGTGCGTTTCCGCGCCGACCCGGCCGGCGCGCACAAGACCGGCTTCTTCGCCGACCAGCGCGAGAACCGGCAGTGGCTGAGCCAGCAGGTGGCCGGCAAGCGCGTGCTCGACCTGTGCTGCAACACCGGCGGTTTCGCCGTCTACGCCAAGGTGCGCGGCGCCGACGAGGTGGTCGGCGTGGACATCGACGAGGACGTGATCGAGATCGCCAAGGGCAACGCCAAGCTCAACGACGTGCGGCTCAAGCTGGTGCAGGCCGACATCTTCCCGTACCTGCGCGATGCCGCCGCGCGCGGCGACCGCTACGACGTGGTGATCCTGGATCCGGCCAAGATGACCCGCGACCGCGACCAGGTGATCCCGGCGCTGAAGAAGTACCTGGACATGAACAAGCTGGCGCTGGGCGTGGTCGCGCCGGGCGGCCTGTTCGCCACGTTCTCCTGCACCGGCCTGGTCGCCGAACACGAGTTCCTGGACATGCTGCGCCGCGCCGCGTACTTCTCCGGCCGCACGATCCAGATCCTGAAGGTGGCCGGCGCCGGCGCCGACCATCCGTTCATGGCGCACGTGCAGGAATCGCGCTATCTGAAAGCGGTGTTCTGCCGCGTGCTGAACTGA
- a CDS encoding acid phosphatase, translating into MSAFPAFRLRSAAIALLAVALSACSTPATRAPAQAPAMAAAEPGKAVGYLAPAAVPASLQLLPPPPAEGSPGLALDQAVNREALALRGSARWQQAAHDADLDFPAGAGQFACALGVAIDAQRTPHLYALLERSRIDASAATKAAKNQYRRPRPFMLNRQPVCTPEDEDGLRHSGSYPSGHSAIGWAWALILGEIAPERADALIVRGRNYGESRLVCNVHWQSDVLAGRFMGAATVARLHADPAFRADLDAARGEIARAQAQGAAPEQDCAAQAQTLQVRPPGAL; encoded by the coding sequence ATGTCCGCATTCCCCGCCTTCCGTCTCCGTTCTGCTGCCATTGCCTTGCTGGCGGTCGCGCTCTCCGCGTGCAGCACGCCGGCCACGCGCGCGCCGGCGCAGGCACCGGCAATGGCCGCGGCCGAGCCGGGCAAGGCGGTCGGCTACCTCGCCCCCGCCGCGGTCCCGGCCAGCCTGCAGCTGCTGCCGCCGCCGCCGGCCGAGGGTTCGCCCGGGCTGGCGCTGGACCAGGCGGTCAACCGCGAGGCGCTGGCGCTGCGCGGCAGCGCGCGCTGGCAACAGGCGGCGCACGACGCCGACCTGGACTTCCCTGCCGGCGCCGGCCAGTTCGCCTGCGCGCTGGGCGTGGCCATCGATGCGCAGCGCACCCCGCACCTGTACGCCCTGCTGGAACGCAGCCGCATCGACGCCAGCGCCGCGACCAAGGCGGCCAAGAACCAGTACCGGCGGCCGCGACCGTTCATGCTCAACCGGCAACCCGTCTGCACCCCGGAGGACGAGGACGGGCTGCGCCACAGCGGCTCCTATCCCTCCGGGCACAGCGCCATCGGCTGGGCCTGGGCGCTGATCCTGGGCGAGATCGCACCCGAGCGCGCCGACGCCCTGATCGTCCGCGGCCGCAACTACGGCGAGAGCCGGCTGGTGTGCAACGTGCACTGGCAGAGCGACGTGCTGGCCGGCCGTTTCATGGGCGCGGCGACGGTGGCGCGACTGCATGCCGACCCGGCGTTCCGCGCCGACCTGGACGCGGCGCGCGGCGAGATCGCGCGCGCGCAGGCGCAGGGCGCGGCGCCGGAACAGGACTGCGCGGCGCAGGCGCAGACGCTGCAGGTGCGGCCGCCCGGCGCGCTGTAG
- a CDS encoding TerC family protein, with translation MQTIGNVWLWSGFAIVVIAALLADLVLMRHGGPHKVTFKEALWWSLGWIALALAFNAGLWWYLRETIDVATGNQYGLEFLTGYLVEKSLAVDNIFVFLMIMSYFAVPEEQRQRVLVIGVLGAIVLRAIMIFAGSVLLTKFHWLLYVFGAFLLLTGVKMWFSAGKEPDLEANPVLRFMRKHLRLTPQYHGNALSVTQEGKRWFTPLFAVLMLIAITDVIFAVDSIPAIFAITTDPFLVLTSNVFAVLGLRAMFFLLAGMADRFHLLPYGLAIVLVFIGTKMLIIDLYKIPVLVSLLAVALVIGATVVLSLLRPAKPAH, from the coding sequence ATGCAAACGATAGGCAACGTGTGGTTGTGGAGCGGTTTCGCGATCGTGGTGATCGCGGCGCTGCTGGCGGATCTGGTGCTGATGCGCCACGGCGGCCCGCACAAGGTCACCTTCAAGGAAGCGCTGTGGTGGAGCCTGGGCTGGATCGCCCTGGCGCTGGCGTTCAACGCCGGGCTGTGGTGGTACCTGCGCGAGACCATCGACGTGGCCACCGGCAATCAGTACGGGCTGGAGTTCCTGACCGGCTACCTGGTGGAGAAGTCGCTGGCGGTCGACAACATCTTCGTGTTCCTGATGATCATGAGCTACTTCGCGGTGCCGGAGGAGCAGCGCCAGCGCGTGCTGGTGATCGGCGTGCTCGGCGCGATCGTGCTGCGCGCGATCATGATCTTCGCCGGCTCGGTGCTGCTGACCAAGTTCCACTGGCTGCTGTATGTGTTCGGCGCGTTCCTGCTGCTGACCGGCGTGAAGATGTGGTTCTCGGCGGGCAAGGAGCCGGACCTGGAGGCCAACCCGGTGCTGCGCTTCATGCGCAAGCACCTGCGCCTGACCCCGCAGTACCACGGCAACGCGCTGAGCGTGACCCAGGAAGGCAAGCGCTGGTTCACCCCGCTGTTCGCGGTGCTGATGCTGATCGCCATCACCGACGTGATCTTCGCGGTGGACAGCATCCCGGCGATCTTCGCGATCACCACCGACCCGTTCCTGGTGCTGACCTCCAACGTGTTCGCGGTGCTGGGCCTGCGCGCGATGTTCTTCCTGCTGGCGGGCATGGCCGACCGCTTCCACCTGCTGCCGTACGGGCTGGCGATCGTGCTGGTGTTCATCGGCACCAAGATGCTGATCATCGACCTGTACAAGATCCCGGTGCTGGTGTCGCTGCTGGCGGTGGCGCTGGTGATCGGCGCGACGGTGGTGCTGAGCCTGCTGCGCCCGGCCAAGCCGGCGCACTGA
- a CDS encoding rhomboid family intramembrane serine protease: MDTSSLPSPPPDDPAQAQDRFDRARLLRAFNASLALVAVLVAVFANQGLFDWRPWSVGPQQAAGLLGVLTAPLLHGSLEHLAANAGALLILGTLAGSVYPRATLAALPLLWLGSGLGAWLLGDPGSHHLGASGVTHGLLFLVFVLGLLRRDRAAIAASMIAFLFYGGMLVTVLPHEAGVSWQSHLGGALGGAVAALLLRHRDPLPPRKRYSWEDEDEETLAPLDQELEPPPPAQVPVLWQPPPAPRGVVLRFPPRPERDEG, from the coding sequence ATGGACACCTCTTCGCTCCCCTCGCCCCCGCCCGACGACCCTGCGCAGGCGCAGGACCGCTTCGACCGGGCGCGGCTGCTGCGCGCCTTCAACGCCAGCCTGGCCCTGGTCGCGGTGCTGGTGGCGGTGTTCGCCAACCAGGGCCTGTTCGACTGGCGGCCGTGGTCGGTGGGGCCGCAGCAGGCCGCCGGCCTGCTCGGCGTGCTGACCGCGCCGCTGCTGCACGGTTCGCTGGAGCACCTGGCCGCCAACGCCGGCGCGCTGCTGATCCTGGGCACGCTGGCCGGCAGCGTATACCCGCGCGCCACCCTGGCCGCGCTGCCGTTGCTGTGGCTGGGTTCGGGCCTGGGCGCCTGGCTGCTCGGCGACCCCGGCAGCCACCATCTGGGCGCCAGCGGGGTGACCCACGGCCTGCTGTTCCTGGTGTTCGTGCTCGGCCTGCTGCGCCGCGACCGCGCCGCGATCGCCGCCAGCATGATCGCGTTCCTGTTCTACGGCGGCATGCTGGTGACGGTGCTGCCGCACGAGGCCGGCGTGTCCTGGCAGTCGCACCTGGGCGGCGCGCTGGGCGGCGCCGTGGCGGCGCTGCTGCTGCGCCACCGCGACCCGCTGCCGCCGCGCAAGCGCTACAGCTGGGAAGACGAGGACGAGGAGACGCTGGCGCCGCTGGACCAGGAACTGGAACCGCCGCCGCCGGCACAGGTGCCGGTGCTGTGGCAACCGCCGCCGGCGCCGCGCGGCGTGGTGCTGCGCTTCCCGCCGCGGCCGGAACGCGACGAGGGCTGA